From the genome of Ananas comosus cultivar F153 linkage group 16, ASM154086v1, whole genome shotgun sequence, one region includes:
- the LOC109722623 gene encoding uncharacterized protein LOC109722623 isoform X2, giving the protein MEGRERLTLTPCPSFRELEVDGDDDGAVHHESPPRISAVHRPDEEEAAAAPGGAAAERRIGDGGDTSDDDDDSEFSFVLRGPETGPGITADEIFSGGPVYPVFGRQLLAADPAAPPRRSPLRKLLSEERNASSASSSSSSSSVGDELDGIPPETYCAWAPSSARCRKSGSTGSLMRWRVLSDLVVGRSHSDGREKFVFLAAEEENKKKKKPPIPNPNPNTNPSRGKEEGKEKEEERSAKGKGKKSDGGKVTESDTVTARRVYYGKGSNSSGGRRSFLPYKQDLLGFFANVNGGKMGPDNKLRTYETYYKPGSI; this is encoded by the exons atggaaggTAGAGAGAGACTAACCCTAACGCCATGTCCGAGCTTCCGAGAGCTCGAGgtcgacggcgacgacgatggAGCCGTCCATCACGAGTCCCCTCCGCGGATCTCCGCCGTGCACCGCCCCGACGAggaggaagcggcggcggcgccggggggggcggcggcggagcggcggatcggcgatggcggcgacacgagcgacgacgacgacgactcgGAGTTCTCGTTCGTGCTGCGGGGGCCCGAAACTGGCCCCGGGATCACCGCCGACGAGATCTTCTCCGGCGGCCCCGTCTACCCCGTCTTCGGCCGCCAACTCCTCGCCGCCGacccggcggcgccgccgcggaggTCGCCGCTCCGGAAGCTGTTGAGCGAGGAGCGGAACGCGTCttcggcgtcgtcgtcgtcgtcgtcgtcgtcggtggGGGACGAGCTCGACGGGATCCCGCCGGAGACGTACTGCGCGTGGGCGCCGTCGTCGGCGAGGTGCCGGAAGAGCGGGTCCACGGGGTCGCTGATGCGGTGGCGGGTGCTCAGCGACCTCGTCGTGGGGCGGAGCCACAGCGACGGGAGGGAGAAGTTCGTGTTCCTCGCGGCCGAGGaggagaataagaagaagaagaagccgccgatcccaaaccctaaccctaacactAACCCTagccgcggaaaggaggagggcaaggagaaggaggaggagcggaGCGCGAAGGGGAAAGGTAAGAAGAGCGACGGCGGTAAGGTTACCGAGTCGGATACGGTCACCGCTCGTAGGGTTTACTACGGGAAGGGGTCGAACAGTAGTGGAGGTCGAAGATCATTCCTTCCGTACAAGCAGGACCTGCTAGGGTTCTTCGCCAACGTGAATGGGG GTAAGATGGGCCCTGACAACAAGTTACGTACATACGAGACATATTACAAACCAGGAAGTATATGA
- the LOC109722623 gene encoding uncharacterized protein LOC109722623 isoform X3 translates to MEGRERLTLTPCPSFRELEVDGDDDGAVHHESPPRISAVHRPDEEEAAAAPGGAAAERRIGDGGDTSDDDDDSEFSFVLRGPETGPGITADEIFSGGPVYPVFGRQLLAADPAAPPRRSPLRKLLSEERNASSASSSSSSSSVGDELDGIPPETYCAWAPSSARCRKSGSTGSLMRWRVLSDLVVGRSHSDGREKFVFLAAEEENKKKKKPPIPNPNPNTNPSRGKEEGKEKEEERSAKGKGKKSDGGKVTESDTVTARRVYYGKGSNSSGGRRSFLPYKQDLLGFFANVNGAADIRCYRKLSNISSQK, encoded by the exons atggaaggTAGAGAGAGACTAACCCTAACGCCATGTCCGAGCTTCCGAGAGCTCGAGgtcgacggcgacgacgatggAGCCGTCCATCACGAGTCCCCTCCGCGGATCTCCGCCGTGCACCGCCCCGACGAggaggaagcggcggcggcgccggggggggcggcggcggagcggcggatcggcgatggcggcgacacgagcgacgacgacgacgactcgGAGTTCTCGTTCGTGCTGCGGGGGCCCGAAACTGGCCCCGGGATCACCGCCGACGAGATCTTCTCCGGCGGCCCCGTCTACCCCGTCTTCGGCCGCCAACTCCTCGCCGCCGacccggcggcgccgccgcggaggTCGCCGCTCCGGAAGCTGTTGAGCGAGGAGCGGAACGCGTCttcggcgtcgtcgtcgtcgtcgtcgtcgtcggtggGGGACGAGCTCGACGGGATCCCGCCGGAGACGTACTGCGCGTGGGCGCCGTCGTCGGCGAGGTGCCGGAAGAGCGGGTCCACGGGGTCGCTGATGCGGTGGCGGGTGCTCAGCGACCTCGTCGTGGGGCGGAGCCACAGCGACGGGAGGGAGAAGTTCGTGTTCCTCGCGGCCGAGGaggagaataagaagaagaagaagccgccgatcccaaaccctaaccctaacactAACCCTagccgcggaaaggaggagggcaaggagaaggaggaggagcggaGCGCGAAGGGGAAAGGTAAGAAGAGCGACGGCGGTAAGGTTACCGAGTCGGATACGGTCACCGCTCGTAGGGTTTACTACGGGAAGGGGTCGAACAGTAGTGGAGGTCGAAGATCATTCCTTCCGTACAAGCAGGACCTGCTAGGGTTCTTCGCCAACGTGAATGGGG CTGCAGATATTCGCTGTTACCGGAAACTAAGCAATATTTCTTCGCAGAAATAA
- the LOC109722623 gene encoding uncharacterized protein LOC109722623 isoform X1: MEGRERLTLTPCPSFRELEVDGDDDGAVHHESPPRISAVHRPDEEEAAAAPGGAAAERRIGDGGDTSDDDDDSEFSFVLRGPETGPGITADEIFSGGPVYPVFGRQLLAADPAAPPRRSPLRKLLSEERNASSASSSSSSSSVGDELDGIPPETYCAWAPSSARCRKSGSTGSLMRWRVLSDLVVGRSHSDGREKFVFLAAEEENKKKKKPPIPNPNPNTNPSRGKEEGKEKEEERSAKGKGKKSDGGKVTESDTVTARRVYYGKGSNSSGGRRSFLPYKQDLLGFFANVNGEINDIAFSSHTKLMLPQVLKRVLARSRPGPGENAPGPSTRYLFGIQTLAHI, translated from the exons atggaaggTAGAGAGAGACTAACCCTAACGCCATGTCCGAGCTTCCGAGAGCTCGAGgtcgacggcgacgacgatggAGCCGTCCATCACGAGTCCCCTCCGCGGATCTCCGCCGTGCACCGCCCCGACGAggaggaagcggcggcggcgccggggggggcggcggcggagcggcggatcggcgatggcggcgacacgagcgacgacgacgacgactcgGAGTTCTCGTTCGTGCTGCGGGGGCCCGAAACTGGCCCCGGGATCACCGCCGACGAGATCTTCTCCGGCGGCCCCGTCTACCCCGTCTTCGGCCGCCAACTCCTCGCCGCCGacccggcggcgccgccgcggaggTCGCCGCTCCGGAAGCTGTTGAGCGAGGAGCGGAACGCGTCttcggcgtcgtcgtcgtcgtcgtcgtcgtcggtggGGGACGAGCTCGACGGGATCCCGCCGGAGACGTACTGCGCGTGGGCGCCGTCGTCGGCGAGGTGCCGGAAGAGCGGGTCCACGGGGTCGCTGATGCGGTGGCGGGTGCTCAGCGACCTCGTCGTGGGGCGGAGCCACAGCGACGGGAGGGAGAAGTTCGTGTTCCTCGCGGCCGAGGaggagaataagaagaagaagaagccgccgatcccaaaccctaaccctaacactAACCCTagccgcggaaaggaggagggcaaggagaaggaggaggagcggaGCGCGAAGGGGAAAGGTAAGAAGAGCGACGGCGGTAAGGTTACCGAGTCGGATACGGTCACCGCTCGTAGGGTTTACTACGGGAAGGGGTCGAACAGTAGTGGAGGTCGAAGATCATTCCTTCCGTACAAGCAGGACCTGCTAGGGTTCTTCGCCAACGTGAATGGGG AAATAAACGATATTGCTTTTTCATCGCACACAAAACTGATGTTACCGCAGGTGTTAAAGAGGGTATTGGCCCGATCGCGTCCCGGTCCGGGTGAAAACGCACCTGGACCGAGCACGAGGTATCTCTTTGGGATCCAAACCTTGGCCCATATATAA
- the LOC109722621 gene encoding proline-rich receptor-like protein kinase PERK13 gives MSESTPSPKSSPPGGGLNSSSPPPKSDDHTPRPPFSGSLVESPTSPPPAEPKSPPPSSLPSSPPPPPLASPPPPISNGSKSPPPISPPPVAAAPPPTKSLPVPSPPPPLPEKSPPPPSPSLNPLPPPNSPPPPPPKSSPSPGPPPPPSTPPAPPLPITLPPPPPPAAVAPPTSPAAALPPPPQSTPLPIPQTPQVRLSPPLARSPPNPSKPVTTPPSPATPAVRSPPTQREDSPNNSSPSTGSFNPGAVVGIAIAGILILLAAIFFIVSQKKKKNRVGAFPGQYKPPPNSSSMKSEGHYHRPGTTPPDTYHASNTPSTPSAATSYGSYIGHGYQIGSTPEPGGSKSWFTYEELSVTTNGFSQGNLIGEGGFGCVYKGLLPDGRQVAVKQLKVGSGQGEREFRAEVEIISRVHHRHLVSLVGYCIAENHRLLVYEFVPNNTLEHHLHRKGLPVMDWPKRMKIAIGSARGLAYLHEDCHPRIIHRDIKSANILLDDSFEAKVADFGLAKLTNDTSTHVSTRVVGTFGYMAPEYAASGKLTDRSDVFSFGVVLLELITGRKPVDISQPLGDESLVEWARPLLVHALETGDFKELVDPALGNNFARSEMLRMIEAAAACVRHSAPNRPRMMQVLRALDSEGNLSDLSNGVKYGQSTIYNSSQYSADIQNFRRMAFESDVYSSEYDHSDSHEQRNLSHK, from the exons ATGTCGGAATCGACGCCGTCTCCGAAATCCTCTCCTCCGGGAGGGGGTTTGAATTCGTCGTCTCCCCCTCCGAAATCCGATGACCATACCCCACGTCCCCCATTTTCGGGCTCTCTTGTCGAATCTCCAACAAGTCCACCGCCTGCCGAGCCCAAGTCCCCGCCGCCTTCAAGCTTGCCTTCgtcccctccgcctcctcccttGGCATCTCCGCCGCCTCCTATCTCAAACGGATCGAAATCTCCTCCGCCCATAAGCCCTCCGCCAGTTGCTGCCGCTCCTCCTCCTACCAAGTCCTTGCCGGTCCcctcaccgccgccgccattgCCGGAAAAatcaccgccgccgccctcccCATCATTAAACCCACTACCCCCTCCCaattcccctcctcctcctccacctaaATCATCGCCATCTCCCgggccgcctcctccgccgagTACTCCTCCAGCCCCTCCTCTGCCTATCACTCTTCCACCGCCGCCCCCACCTGCTGCAGTGGCCCCTCCTACGTCCCCCGCGGCCGCATTGCCTCCGCCCCCTCAATCCACCCCCCTTCCCATTCCTCAAACTCCGCAAGTACGATTGTCACCTCCTCTAGCTAGATCTCCGCCAAATCCATCAAAACCGGTGACCACCCCTCCCAGCCCCGCCACACCGGCCGTTCGATCTCCTCCTACTCAACGAGAAGATTCCCCGAACAATTCATCACCTTCGACGGGTAGTTTCAATCCCGGAGCTGTTGTTGGAATAGCCATCGCAGGCATTCTTATTCTATTGgcagcaattttttttatcgtctcacagaagaagaagaagaatcgcGTGGGCGCCTTTCCAGGCCAATATAAACCTCCGCCGAATAGTTCCTCGATGAAATCAG AGGGGCATTATCATAGGCCGGGAACCACTCCACCAGATACATACCATGCTTCGAATACACCGTCGACTCCGAGTGCCGCAACCTCGTACGGAAGTTACATCGGACACGGATATCAAATAGGGAGTACTCCAGAGCCTGGCGGGTCCAAGTCATGGTTCACATACGAAGAGTTATCGGTTACAACGAACGGGTTCTCTCAGGGAAATCTAATTGGCGAGGGTGGGTTTGGTTGTGTTTACAAAGGTTTATTGCCGGATGGGAGACAAGTCGCTGTGAAGCAGCTCAAGGTTGGTAGTGGGCAAGGCGAAAGGGAGTTTAGGGCGGAAGTCGAAATCATTAGCCGTGTTCATCATCGCCATCTCGTTTCACTCGTAGGATACTGCATAGCTGAGAATCACCGGTTACTTGTTTATGAGTTTGTCCCGAATAACACGCTCGAGCATCATTTACATC GAAAGGGGCTTCCTGTAATGGATTGGCCAAAAAGAATGAAGATCGCTATCGGTTCTGCTCGTGGATTGGCTTATTTACATGAAGATT GTCATCCTCGGATAATACATAGAGACATTAAATCAGCTAATATTCTTTTGGATGACTCTTTTGAAGCAAAA GTTGCAGATTTTGGTCTCGCAAAGTTAACGAATGACACTTCCACTCATGTGTCGACGCGTGTTGTGGGAACATTTGG GTACATGGCACCGGAATATGCAGCAAGCGGCAAATTAACTGACAGATCTGATGTTTTCTCATTTGGAGTTGTGCTTTTGGAGCTGATAACGGGGCGCAAACCTGTCGATATATCTCAACCTTTGGGAGATGAAAGTTTAGTTGAATGG GCTCGGCCTCTCCTTGTTCATGCTCTGGAGACGGGCGATTTCAAAGAGTTAGTTGATCCAGCACTCGGAAACAACTTTGCGAGAAGCGAAATGCTTAGAATGATCGAGGCAGCTGCTGCTTGTGTTCGCCATTCTGCTCCTAACCGACCTCGAATGATGCAG GTGTTGAGAGCATTGGATAGCGAGGGAAATCTCTCGGACCTCTCCAACGGGGTTAAGTACGGTCAGAGCACAATTTACAATTCGAGTCAGTACTCCGCTGACATTCAAAACTTCCGCAGAATGGCATTTGAAAGCGATGTCTACAGCTCAGAATATGATCACTCTGATTCACACGAGCAGAGGAACTTGTCGCACAAGTGA